In Ornithinibacter aureus, the genomic stretch GCTTGCCGGTCGCGAGCGAGCGGCCGTAGCACAGCGCGCAGGTCCCGACCTTGGAGTCACACGTGAGCACCGAACGGATCTTCACCGAGTCGACGCCGGCGGCGAACAGGGCGCCGATGACGACGTCCCCGAGGTCGATGCCCGCGGTGGCCAGGGTCTCGCCGTCCTTGACGACGTCCTCGGCCAGGGTGCGGGCGTAGACCGAGGTCTCGACGTCGTCGTGGACCGTGCGGGCGCCGGTGCGCTCGTCGACGGCCGCGATCGGCATCGGCAGACCCCGCTCGGTGCCGCAGTCGTCCTCACGGATGATGACGTCCTGCGACACGTCGACGAGGCGACGGGTCAGGTACCCCGAGTCGGCGGTGCGCAGCGCGGTGTCCGCGAGGCCCTTGCGCGAACCGTGCGTGGAGATGAAGAACTCGAGCACCGACAGGCCCTCGCGGAAGTTCGCGCGGATCGGTCGCGGGATGATGTCACCCTTCGGGTTGGACACCAGGCCACGCATACCGGCGATCTGGCGCAGCTGCATCCAGTTACCACGGGCACCCGAGGACACCATGCGGTAGATGGTGTTGGTCCGCGGGATGTTGGCTTCCATCTCGTCAGCGACCTCCTTGGTCGCCTGCGTCCAGATCTCGATGAGCTCCTGACGGCGCTCGTCGTCGGTGATCAGACCGCGCTCGTACTGCGTCTGGACCTTGGTGGCCTTCTCCTCGTAGCCCTCGAGGATCTCGAGCTTGCGCGGGGGCGTGACGACGTCGGAGATGGCGACGGTGGTGCCCGAGCGGGTCGCCCAGTGGAAGCCGTACTCCTTGAGCGCATCCAGGCTGGCCGCGACCTGCACCTTGCTGTAGCGCTCGGCGAGGTCGTTGACGATCGTGGACAGGCGCTTCTTGTCGACCTGGTCGTTGACGAACGGGTAGTCCAGCGGCAGCGTCTCGTTGAACAGCGCCCGACCCAGCGTGGTCTCGACGAGCAGCTCGGCGGCGTAGCCCTCGGCGTCGAGCTCGACACCCTCCGGCAGGGCCGACAGCGGCGTCGGGACGACGTGCTTGAGGCGGATCTTCACGAGCGAGCCGAGCTCGATCTCGCCGGCGTCGAAGGCCATGCGGGCCTCGGACACGGTCGAGAACACGCGACCGGCGCCCTTGCCGTCCTCCACCTCGGTGGTGAGGTGGTACAGCCCGATGATCATGTCCTGGGTGGGCATGGTCACGGGGCGGCCGTCGGCCGGCTTGAGGATGTTGTTCGAGGACAGCATGAGGATGCGGGCCTCGGCCTGCGCCTCCGCCGACAGCGGCACGTGAACGGCCATCTGGTCACCGTCGAAGTCCGCGTTGAACGCGGTGCACACGAGCGGGTGGATCTGGATGGCCTTGCCCTCGACCAGCTGGGGCTCGAAGGCCTGGATGCCGAGACGGTGCAGCGTGGGTGCGCGGTTCAGCAGCACCGGGTGCTCGGTGATGACCTCTTCGAGGACGTCCCACACGACCGAGCGCTGACGCTCGACCATGCGCTTGGCCGACTTGATGTTCTGGGCGTGGTCGAGGTCGACGAGGCGCTTCATGACGAAGGGCTTGAAGAGCTCGAGCGCCATCTGCTTGGGCAGACCGCACTGGTGCAGCTTCAGCTGCGGGCCGACGACGATGACCGAACGGCCGGAGTAGTCGACGCGCTTGCCGAGCAGGTTCTGGCGGAAGCGGCCCTGCTTGCCCTTGAGCATGTCGGACAGCGACTTCAGCGGGCGGTTGCCCGGACCGGTGACCGGGCGGCCACGACGGCCGTTGTCGAACAGGCTGTCGACGGCCTCCTGCAGCATCCGCTTCTCGTTGTTGACGATGATCTCGGGCGCGCCGAGGTCGAGCAGTCGCTTGAGGCGGTTGTTGCGGTTGATGACCCGGCGGTACAGGTCGTTGAGGTCGGAGGTCGCGAAGCGGCCACCGTCGAGCTGCACCATGGGGCGCAGGTCCGGCGGGATGACCGGGACGGCATCCAGGACCATGCCCGAGGGCT encodes the following:
- a CDS encoding DNA-directed RNA polymerase subunit beta' is translated as MLDVNDFDLLRIGLASAEDIRAWSHGEVKKPETINYRTLKPEKDGLFCEKIFGPTRDWECACGKYKRVRFKGIICERCGVEVTRAAVRRERMGHIELAAPVTHIWYFKGVPSRLGYLLDLAPKDLEKVIYFAAYMITSVDVDQRHADLPSLEAQIEVEKKELENRRDADIEARAKKLETDIAALEAEGAKADARRKVRDSAEREMNAIRRRADQGLERLGQVWDRFKNLKVQDLEGDEVLYREMRDRFGLYFEGGMGAAAIQKRLQTFDLDAEAELLREIIATGKGQRKTRALKRLKVVSAFQTTTNQPSGMVLDAVPVIPPDLRPMVQLDGGRFATSDLNDLYRRVINRNNRLKRLLDLGAPEIIVNNEKRMLQEAVDSLFDNGRRGRPVTGPGNRPLKSLSDMLKGKQGRFRQNLLGKRVDYSGRSVIVVGPQLKLHQCGLPKQMALELFKPFVMKRLVDLDHAQNIKSAKRMVERQRSVVWDVLEEVITEHPVLLNRAPTLHRLGIQAFEPQLVEGKAIQIHPLVCTAFNADFDGDQMAVHVPLSAEAQAEARILMLSSNNILKPADGRPVTMPTQDMIIGLYHLTTEVEDGKGAGRVFSTVSEARMAFDAGEIELGSLVKIRLKHVVPTPLSALPEGVELDAEGYAAELLVETTLGRALFNETLPLDYPFVNDQVDKKRLSTIVNDLAERYSKVQVAASLDALKEYGFHWATRSGTTVAISDVVTPPRKLEILEGYEEKATKVQTQYERGLITDDERRQELIEIWTQATKEVADEMEANIPRTNTIYRMVSSGARGNWMQLRQIAGMRGLVSNPKGDIIPRPIRANFREGLSVLEFFISTHGSRKGLADTALRTADSGYLTRRLVDVSQDVIIREDDCGTERGLPMPIAAVDERTGARTVHDDVETSVYARTLAEDVVKDGETLATAGIDLGDVVIGALFAAGVDSVKIRSVLTCDSKVGTCALCYGRSLATGKLVDIGEAVGIIAAQSIGEPGTQLTMRTFHTGGVAGDDITQGLPRVVELFEARTPKGVAPIAEASGRITIEETDKTRRLLLTPDDGSEEHAYPVTKRARLLVQDGQHVEVGTRLTAGNIDPKNVLRILGPRQTQMHLVDEVQSVYRQQGVSIHDKHIEVIVRQMLRRITIIESGDADLLPGMLAERGRFEDENRRVLAEGGKPASGRPELMGITKASLATESWLSAASFQETTRVLTEAAMEGKSDSLLGLKENVILGKLIPAGTGLPRYRDIAVEPTEEAKAAMYSMPSYDDYSYTAFGAGSGEAVRLDDSELGLDRI